One region of Paraburkholderia acidiphila genomic DNA includes:
- a CDS encoding acetyl/propionyl/methylcrotonyl-CoA carboxylase subunit alpha: MFNKILIANRGEIACRVAATCRRLGVKSVAVYSDADANAKHVAACDEAVHIGEAAAAQSYLRYERIIDAARATGAQAIHPGYGFLSENEDFAHACEAAGIVFIGPPVDAIAAMGSKAAAKALMHAASVPLVPGYHGDDQDPALLQREADAMGYPVLLKASAGGGGKGMRVVERSEDFAAALASCKREAASSFGNDRVLIEKYLTRPRHVEVQVFADKHGGAVYLFDRDCSVQRRHQKVLEEAPAPGLADNVRRAMGEAAVAAARAVHYEGAGTVEFIMTGADFYFMEMNTRLQVEHPVTEMITGLDLVEWQLRVAAGEPLPLEQSQLTITGHALEARIYAENPARGFLPSTGTLKHLRMPEGVEFRLGDAGQRASVRIDSGVREGDTITPFYDPMIAKLIVHGATREDALARMERALESCEVVGPHTNVEFLHRLVTCEPFASADLDTGLIERNHDALFSPQQKPVREAVALACAALLGREGGLTTGTSPWQSLAHWRLNSGFAQSIAWRDVESDTAFAVAHTHDGSEQTLAYAGHQARYTWWRGKGADEYGATLGDKHVTGRVFIDGDVFHVFCLGMSMAFEWQNLLAHAADAEHGEGRLTAPMPGKVIAVLVEPGAVVEKGAPLIVMEAMKMEHTIGAPAAGKVTEVLYGVGDQVADGAQLLVLEAA; encoded by the coding sequence ATGTTCAACAAAATCCTGATCGCCAACCGCGGCGAAATTGCATGCCGGGTTGCGGCTACGTGCAGGCGGCTTGGCGTGAAGAGCGTGGCCGTGTACTCGGACGCCGACGCGAACGCCAAACACGTCGCCGCCTGCGACGAAGCCGTGCATATCGGCGAAGCGGCCGCTGCGCAAAGCTATCTGCGCTATGAGCGCATTATCGACGCCGCACGCGCCACGGGCGCGCAAGCCATTCACCCCGGCTACGGCTTTCTTTCGGAGAACGAAGACTTTGCCCACGCTTGCGAAGCGGCAGGTATCGTCTTCATCGGGCCGCCGGTCGACGCAATCGCCGCCATGGGCTCGAAGGCGGCCGCAAAGGCGCTGATGCATGCGGCGTCCGTGCCCCTCGTGCCGGGTTATCACGGCGACGATCAGGACCCCGCGCTCCTGCAGCGCGAAGCCGATGCAATGGGCTACCCGGTGCTGCTCAAGGCGAGCGCGGGCGGCGGCGGCAAGGGCATGCGCGTGGTCGAGCGTAGCGAGGACTTCGCGGCGGCGCTCGCCTCGTGCAAGCGCGAGGCGGCCAGCAGCTTCGGCAATGACCGCGTGCTGATCGAGAAGTACCTCACGCGGCCGCGCCACGTCGAAGTGCAAGTGTTTGCCGACAAGCACGGCGGCGCGGTGTATCTGTTCGACCGCGACTGCTCTGTGCAGCGCCGTCACCAGAAGGTGCTCGAAGAGGCGCCCGCACCGGGCTTGGCCGACAACGTGCGCCGCGCCATGGGCGAGGCGGCCGTGGCCGCGGCGCGCGCGGTGCACTACGAGGGCGCGGGCACGGTCGAATTCATCATGACGGGCGCCGACTTCTACTTCATGGAGATGAACACGCGCCTGCAGGTCGAGCACCCCGTGACGGAGATGATCACCGGCCTCGATCTCGTCGAATGGCAATTGCGCGTGGCCGCGGGTGAGCCGCTGCCGCTCGAGCAGTCGCAGCTTACGATCACAGGCCACGCACTCGAAGCGCGCATTTACGCGGAAAACCCGGCGCGCGGCTTCCTGCCCTCCACCGGCACGCTCAAGCACCTGCGCATGCCCGAGGGTGTCGAGTTCCGGCTCGGCGATGCGGGTCAGCGTGCGAGCGTGCGCATTGACAGCGGCGTGCGCGAAGGCGACACCATCACGCCGTTCTACGATCCGATGATCGCCAAGCTGATCGTGCACGGCGCGACGCGCGAGGACGCGCTGGCGCGCATGGAACGCGCGCTCGAATCGTGCGAGGTGGTGGGGCCGCATACGAATGTCGAGTTTCTGCACCGGCTCGTGACCTGTGAGCCGTTTGCGAGCGCCGATCTCGACACGGGCCTGATCGAGCGTAATCACGACGCGTTGTTCTCGCCGCAGCAGAAGCCGGTTCGCGAAGCGGTCGCGCTCGCGTGTGCGGCGTTGCTCGGCCGTGAGGGCGGCCTGACGACGGGCACGTCGCCGTGGCAGTCGCTTGCGCACTGGCGCTTGAATAGCGGCTTTGCGCAATCGATCGCGTGGCGCGACGTCGAAAGCGACACGGCGTTCGCGGTGGCGCATACGCATGACGGCAGCGAGCAGACGCTCGCGTATGCGGGCCACCAGGCGCGCTACACGTGGTGGCGCGGCAAGGGCGCGGACGAATACGGCGCGACACTCGGCGACAAGCATGTGACGGGTCGCGTTTTCATCGACGGCGACGTGTTCCATGTGTTCTGCCTCGGCATGTCGATGGCGTTCGAGTGGCAGAACTTGCTCGCGCATGCCGCCGACGCGGAACACGGCGAGGGCCGCCTGACCGCGCCCATGCCGGGCAAGGTGATCGCCGTGCTGGTGGAGCCGGGCGCGGTGGTGGAGAAGGGCGCGCCGCTCATCGTCATGGAGGCGATGAAGATGGAGCACACGATCGGCGCGCCGGCGGCTGGTAAGGTCACCGAAGTATTGTACGGCGTAGGCGACCAGGTGGCGGACGGCGCGCAACTGCTCGTGCTCGAAGCCGCTTGA
- a CDS encoding helix-turn-helix domain-containing protein, whose protein sequence is MNPTRPDPNAPQSELGTLLRYWRDVRGVSQLDLSLDAGISQRQISFIESGRSVPGRDTLLALAQTLDVPLRERNALLLAAGYAPIYSEAPWNAQEMQHVVQALERVIRQHDPFPAIVMDRHWNVLMTNDAAPRFFGHFIDMAARPGQRNLLRLMFDPQGMRPFLADWENVARSLLQRVYREAVGRVIDAETRTLLDELLAYPGVPGDWKAHHGSTGTPTMPVIPLSFISDGSVLRYFSMVTSVGTPQNVAAQELRLECMFPADDATEVRHRELLAAHAKER, encoded by the coding sequence ATGAACCCTACACGCCCCGACCCAAATGCACCGCAAAGCGAACTCGGCACCCTGCTGCGCTATTGGCGGGATGTGCGTGGCGTGAGTCAACTCGATCTGTCGCTGGATGCGGGGATCTCCCAGCGCCAGATCAGTTTTATCGAAAGCGGGCGCAGCGTGCCGGGCCGTGACACGCTGCTTGCCCTTGCACAAACACTCGACGTGCCGCTGCGCGAGCGCAACGCCCTGCTGCTGGCCGCCGGCTACGCGCCCATTTATTCGGAAGCCCCCTGGAACGCGCAGGAAATGCAGCATGTCGTGCAGGCGCTCGAGCGCGTCATTCGCCAGCACGATCCGTTTCCGGCCATCGTCATGGACCGGCACTGGAACGTGCTGATGACCAACGACGCCGCGCCGCGCTTCTTCGGCCACTTCATCGACATGGCGGCGCGCCCAGGCCAGCGCAACTTGCTGCGTTTGATGTTCGATCCGCAGGGCATGCGCCCCTTCCTCGCGGACTGGGAGAACGTTGCCCGAAGCCTGTTGCAACGTGTCTATCGCGAAGCCGTCGGCCGCGTGATCGACGCTGAAACACGCACGCTTCTCGATGAACTGCTTGCGTACCCCGGCGTGCCGGGCGACTGGAAAGCGCATCATGGATCGACCGGCACGCCGACCATGCCGGTGATACCGCTGAGTTTCATCAGCGACGGCAGCGTGCTTCGCTATTTCTCGATGGTCACGAGCGTGGGCACGCCGCAAAATGTCGCCGCCCAGGAATTGCGCCTTGAATGCATGTTCCCGGCCGACGACGCCACCGAAGTGCGGCATCGGGAACTGCTCGCGGCACACGCAAAGGAACGCTGA
- the galU gene encoding UTP--glucose-1-phosphate uridylyltransferase GalU, with amino-acid sequence MLGVRKAVFPVAGIDTHFLPATKASPKEMLPVIDKPLIQYAVEEAIAAGITELIFVTGRGKRVIEDHFDKSYEVEHRLKARGKQNLVELVQDIKPANVECVYVRQAEPLGLGHAILCAEKLIGDEPFAIVLADDLLDGAPPVLAQMVHIFSHYDSSVLAVEEFDSWESTTHGVIDGRHWDERVISVSRIIEKPSPELAPSSFGVAGRYVLMPSIFEHLRSVKPDLNGEIQLTPAIHSMREGEQVLAYEFVGKRYDCGTKLGYVQATVDFALRHAELQETFDAWLRERVGALQLGAWATGSMLNQPAPGVQELAH; translated from the coding sequence ATGCTTGGTGTTCGCAAGGCTGTGTTCCCGGTGGCGGGAATCGATACCCATTTTCTGCCGGCAACGAAGGCGAGCCCGAAGGAAATGCTGCCCGTTATCGACAAACCGCTCATTCAATACGCTGTCGAGGAAGCGATAGCGGCAGGCATTACGGAACTGATATTTGTCACGGGCCGCGGAAAGCGAGTCATCGAGGATCATTTCGACAAGTCCTACGAAGTCGAACATCGACTCAAGGCGCGAGGCAAGCAGAATCTCGTCGAACTCGTGCAGGACATCAAGCCGGCGAATGTGGAGTGCGTCTACGTTCGGCAAGCCGAGCCGCTTGGTCTCGGCCACGCCATACTCTGCGCCGAGAAGCTGATTGGCGACGAGCCGTTTGCAATCGTGCTCGCTGACGATCTGCTCGATGGGGCGCCCCCGGTTCTCGCGCAGATGGTGCATATATTCAGCCACTACGATTCCTCGGTTCTTGCTGTCGAGGAATTCGATTCGTGGGAGTCGACGACGCACGGCGTGATCGATGGCCGGCATTGGGACGAACGGGTGATCAGCGTCAGCCGCATCATTGAGAAGCCATCGCCCGAACTGGCGCCGTCGAGCTTCGGCGTGGCTGGACGGTATGTGCTGATGCCAAGCATCTTCGAGCATTTGCGTTCGGTGAAGCCCGACTTGAACGGCGAGATTCAACTGACGCCCGCCATTCATTCTATGCGCGAGGGAGAGCAGGTGCTGGCCTACGAGTTCGTTGGCAAGCGCTATGACTGCGGCACCAAGCTCGGCTATGTTCAGGCGACGGTTGACTTCGCCCTGCGGCATGCGGAATTGCAGGAGACTTTCGACGCGTGGCTGCGCGAGCGCGTTGGCGCGCTGCAACTGGGTGCGTGGGCAACGGGTTCGATGCTGAATCAGCCAGCTCCGGGCGTGCAGGAGCTGGCGCATTGA
- a CDS encoding response regulator, protein MNPSVLIVDDDPVVRDLLSRFLRSHNFDTAVLHDGVHLQRRLERERPSIVVLDIMMPETDGLEAIAALRAAGDDIPVIFVTARGAVSDRIRGLSLGADDYLPKPFDPHELLVRIQNILRRRGPSTASAPEARRRYRFGDFELDFTMRTLSCGDTQIPLRESEFALLKVFATHPYKVLSRTLIHDIVHRDDREFHERSLDVPIWRLRRVIEADPSNPRHIQTVRGKGYVFVPDPANYSEAHGAAIQ, encoded by the coding sequence ATGAACCCCAGCGTCCTCATTGTCGACGACGATCCCGTCGTACGCGACCTGCTGAGCCGTTTTCTGCGCTCGCATAACTTCGATACGGCCGTGCTGCACGACGGCGTCCACCTCCAGCGCCGCCTCGAGCGCGAACGTCCGTCCATTGTGGTGCTGGACATCATGATGCCCGAGACCGACGGCCTCGAGGCCATCGCCGCCTTGCGCGCGGCCGGCGACGACATTCCCGTGATTTTCGTCACGGCGCGCGGCGCGGTGAGCGACCGCATTCGAGGGCTCTCGCTGGGCGCGGACGACTATTTGCCGAAGCCTTTCGATCCGCACGAACTGCTCGTGCGCATCCAGAACATTCTTCGCCGGCGCGGCCCGTCCACCGCCAGCGCGCCGGAAGCGCGCCGGCGCTACCGGTTCGGCGACTTCGAACTCGACTTCACGATGCGCACGCTTTCCTGCGGCGACACGCAAATCCCCCTGCGGGAAAGCGAATTCGCGTTGCTGAAGGTTTTCGCCACGCATCCCTACAAAGTGCTTTCGCGCACGCTGATCCACGACATCGTGCACCGCGACGACCGCGAGTTTCACGAGCGCAGCCTCGACGTGCCGATCTGGCGCCTGCGCCGCGTGATCGAGGCCGATCCGTCGAATCCGCGCCACATTCAGACCGTGCGCGGCAAGGGCTATGTATTCGTGCCGGATCCGGCAAATTATTCGGAGGCGCACGGCGCAGCAATTCAGTGA
- a CDS encoding ATP-binding protein has translation MRSPLNTLFGRMALLSTAVLLSMQLGWFLLLARQPPRHEVDGFARGVLLALRVASEEHVGGGTLPPPVHLGGSLEPPKDGGDLSAVLRVHRVPVWNVPKSVHLHEPTRRPLVDLTRHLREQLPPGTQFAVDDGRPPQLWVRFPGSTTWVVVPVDIPPPPRFVIEGISMLLAALTLSFLAAWQIQKPLASLAQAVRRFGTGERIAPLEGKGPRELRDVSASFNDMMRCVNEAEDDRVVMLSGIAHDLKTPLTRLKLRATLMAEESERNGMLRDVDSLTHIVQQFLEFAQQSPDAGRLLSVDGFLQSQFGNPDEIEGGNGPLFVLDLRAGPRFKLPQVTLDRLVTNLVDNALEYGAPPVEISTAIENGTCRISVRDHGAGIEPERIAAAMRPFVRLNAARGGEGHCGLGLAIVARLARDSGGHCDVENHPEGGLLVQLRFPVTHT, from the coding sequence GTGAGAAGTCCGTTGAATACGCTGTTCGGGCGCATGGCGTTGCTCTCGACGGCGGTTTTGCTTTCCATGCAGCTTGGCTGGTTCTTGCTGCTTGCCCGCCAGCCGCCGCGCCACGAAGTCGATGGTTTCGCGCGCGGCGTGCTGCTCGCGCTGCGCGTGGCGAGCGAAGAGCACGTCGGCGGCGGCACGCTGCCGCCCCCTGTGCATCTGGGCGGTTCTCTCGAGCCGCCGAAGGACGGCGGCGACCTGAGCGCCGTGCTGCGCGTGCACCGCGTGCCGGTTTGGAACGTGCCCAAGAGCGTTCATCTGCACGAACCGACGCGCCGGCCGCTAGTCGACCTGACGCGCCATCTGCGCGAGCAATTGCCGCCCGGCACGCAGTTCGCCGTGGACGACGGGCGGCCGCCGCAACTGTGGGTGCGCTTTCCGGGCAGCACGACCTGGGTTGTCGTGCCGGTCGATATTCCGCCGCCGCCGCGTTTTGTCATCGAAGGCATTTCGATGCTGCTGGCGGCGCTTACGCTGTCGTTCCTTGCTGCCTGGCAGATCCAGAAACCCCTGGCGAGTCTCGCGCAGGCGGTGCGCCGGTTCGGCACGGGTGAGCGCATTGCGCCGCTCGAAGGCAAGGGGCCGCGCGAACTGCGCGACGTGAGTGCGTCGTTCAACGACATGATGCGCTGCGTGAACGAGGCCGAAGACGACCGCGTGGTGATGCTGAGCGGCATTGCGCACGATCTGAAGACACCGCTCACACGGCTGAAGCTGCGCGCGACCCTGATGGCCGAGGAGTCGGAGCGCAATGGCATGCTGCGCGACGTCGATTCGCTCACCCACATCGTCCAGCAGTTTCTGGAGTTCGCACAACAGTCGCCCGACGCGGGCCGGCTGCTGAGCGTCGATGGCTTTCTGCAAAGCCAGTTTGGCAATCCTGATGAAATCGAGGGCGGTAACGGACCGCTGTTCGTGCTCGATTTGCGCGCGGGTCCCCGCTTCAAGCTGCCGCAGGTCACACTGGACCGGCTCGTCACGAATCTGGTCGACAACGCGCTCGAGTATGGCGCGCCCCCGGTCGAAATCTCGACGGCGATCGAAAACGGCACGTGCCGGATAAGCGTGCGCGATCACGGCGCCGGTATCGAGCCCGAGCGGATTGCGGCTGCCATGAGGCCATTCGTGCGCCTGAATGCGGCGCGTGGCGGCGAAGGGCATTGCGGCCTCGGCCTCGCCATCGTCGCGCGGCTCGCGCGCGACAGCGGTGGTCATTGCGACGTCGAGAACCATCCCGAAGGCGGCCTGCTCGTTCAACTCAGGTTTCCTGTCACCCACACTTGA
- a CDS encoding carboxymuconolactone decarboxylase family protein gives MSSASPRIPYETFVRDAAPVAAALSAMSKAVDASGLEKPLTELLKIRASQINGCAFCIQYHLNIAREKAVPRVKLDLVAAWHEAPEVFSERERAALAYTEALSAKLHEGVSDALYEDVVRQFPGEQMAFLTAAVANINAWNRIAVALRFAPPVRDE, from the coding sequence ATGTCCAGCGCTTCCCCCCGTATTCCTTACGAAACCTTCGTGCGCGACGCCGCCCCCGTGGCCGCCGCGCTTTCCGCCATGAGCAAGGCTGTCGATGCCTCCGGGCTCGAAAAGCCGCTCACCGAGCTGCTGAAAATCCGCGCCTCGCAAATCAACGGTTGTGCCTTCTGCATTCAGTACCACCTCAACATTGCGCGAGAAAAAGCCGTACCGCGCGTCAAGCTCGATCTCGTGGCCGCCTGGCACGAAGCGCCGGAGGTCTTCAGCGAGCGTGAACGCGCCGCGCTGGCTTACACCGAGGCGCTGAGCGCGAAGCTCCATGAAGGCGTGAGCGACGCGCTTTACGAAGACGTTGTGCGGCAATTTCCCGGCGAACAGATGGCGTTCCTGACCGCGGCTGTCGCGAATATCAATGCGTGGAACCGCATTGCCGTGGCGCTGCGTTTTGCGCCGCCGGTGCGTGACGAATGA
- a CDS encoding MarR family winged helix-turn-helix transcriptional regulator, with translation MKRGEPASAIPEVGEGKRGEAGYFGYLLRQAGAAHRLRMERALDDLGITPPQFVVLTMLGAYPGISGADLARLAALTPQTVSVIVTNLERSGAIVRRPHAVHGRIQQIDVTGEGEALLRQCRARVKKLEARMTAGFTAEEEQVIRRWLVSVAREDDAS, from the coding sequence ATGAAGAGGGGCGAGCCCGCGAGCGCCATCCCGGAGGTCGGCGAAGGCAAGCGCGGCGAAGCGGGATATTTCGGCTACCTGCTGCGCCAGGCGGGCGCGGCGCATCGTTTGCGCATGGAACGCGCGCTCGACGATCTCGGCATTACGCCGCCGCAGTTCGTCGTGCTGACCATGCTGGGCGCCTACCCCGGCATTTCGGGCGCCGATCTCGCGCGGCTCGCGGCGCTCACACCGCAAACGGTGAGCGTGATCGTCACGAATCTCGAACGCAGCGGCGCGATTGTGCGCCGCCCGCACGCGGTGCATGGGCGCATTCAGCAGATCGACGTGACCGGCGAGGGCGAGGCGTTGCTCAGGCAGTGCCGCGCCCGCGTGAAGAAGCTGGAAGCGCGCATGACCGCGGGCTTCACGGCCGAAGAGGAGCAGGTGATACGGCGCTGGTTGGTGAGCGTCGCACGCGAGGACGACGCGAGCTAA
- a CDS encoding CDP-diacylglycerol diphosphatase has translation MSRLALATAAVVALAATGACVRLSAVDSNGLWKVVGGQCVPNMRDKGQPGPCTTVDFQKRYAVLKDIAGRAQYLVIPTDRVAGIESPEILYGGAPEYWVGAWGAGRFVQAKLGMPLAGNQIGLEINASERRTQNQLHIHVDCMRPDMTKALAPYGDIAPGTWRWTTLDGSRYRVTRVRSLSERNNPFRVVERDLGPKQTMAVQTILVTAAGPDAQRDGWLVVNSGLDVEGGTGTAEGLLDHSCSLAQEKGASQ, from the coding sequence ATGTCCCGCCTTGCCCTAGCCACGGCGGCAGTCGTTGCCCTCGCCGCCACGGGCGCCTGCGTGCGCCTCTCCGCCGTCGACTCCAACGGTCTCTGGAAAGTCGTGGGCGGCCAGTGCGTGCCGAACATGCGCGACAAGGGCCAGCCCGGCCCCTGCACCACCGTCGACTTCCAGAAGCGCTATGCCGTGCTCAAGGACATCGCAGGCCGCGCGCAGTATCTCGTGATTCCCACCGACCGCGTGGCCGGCATCGAGAGCCCCGAGATTCTTTACGGCGGCGCGCCGGAGTATTGGGTAGGCGCATGGGGAGCAGGACGCTTCGTGCAAGCGAAACTCGGCATGCCGCTCGCCGGCAATCAGATCGGCCTGGAGATCAACGCATCGGAGCGCCGCACGCAGAATCAACTGCACATTCACGTCGATTGCATGCGCCCCGACATGACAAAAGCGCTCGCGCCGTATGGCGATATCGCGCCCGGCACGTGGCGCTGGACGACGCTCGACGGCTCGCGCTACCGCGTCACACGCGTGAGGAGCCTCTCGGAGCGCAACAACCCGTTTCGCGTGGTCGAGCGCGATCTCGGCCCGAAGCAGACCATGGCCGTGCAGACGATACTCGTGACGGCCGCGGGCCCCGATGCACAGCGCGACGGCTGGCTCGTCGTGAACAGCGGGCTCGATGTCGAGGGCGGAACGGGTACGGCGGAAGGACTGCTCGACCATTCGTGCAGCCTCGCGCAAGAAAAAGGCGCATCGCAGTAG
- a CDS encoding DUF6587 family protein, translating to MNAGLVAQYAVIALLVAASLAYTLRKLAPKTATRVQAALAATLLRPQRSAFAQRLGRFAQPKGATGDCGDCGDGCGTCGTCGPTPAATEAPNTQPVTFHPRRK from the coding sequence ATGAACGCCGGACTTGTCGCGCAATATGCGGTGATCGCGCTGCTCGTCGCCGCGAGTCTCGCATACACGCTGCGCAAGCTCGCGCCGAAAACGGCCACGCGCGTGCAGGCCGCCCTGGCCGCCACACTGTTGCGTCCGCAACGTAGCGCGTTCGCGCAGCGCCTCGGGCGCTTCGCGCAGCCCAAAGGCGCGACCGGCGATTGCGGCGATTGCGGCGATGGCTGTGGCACCTGCGGCACGTGCGGACCGACACCGGCCGCAACGGAGGCACCGAACACCCAACCGGTCACGTTTCATCCGCGCCGCAAGTAA
- the feoB gene encoding ferrous iron transporter B, whose product MSQIPLTPLRVALVGNPNCGKTALFNLLTGARQKVANYAGVTVERKEGRFATPSGRKVQLLDLPGAYSLDSTSPDERVTRDVLLGRYPGEAAPDLIVCVADATNLRLHLRFVLEVQRMGRPMVLALNMMDAAQRRGIEVNVAELARQLGMPVVETVAVRRGGAQALVELIERTTTEAAQTRANPAAANDDLHGTVRAILASAVTMPRATDARDDAIDRFALHPVLGPLILALVMFLVFQAVYSLGKPLTDAIADGFTWLGTAAGAALPDGPLRSLVTDALFGGVGTVLGFLPEILVLFFFILVLEESGYLPRAAFLLDRLMVAVGLTGRSFIPLLSSFACAIPGVMGTRSISDPRDRLATILVAPLMTCSARLPVYALLIGAFIPQRLIFGVFNLQGLVLFALYAAGIVGAMAVGWVMKKLRRDHREHALLMELPSYRLPRARDVAIGLWERGAIFLKRLTGIILALTVLMWFISTFPSPPAGATLPAIDYSIAGYLGRALQWPFAPLGFNWQMSLSLIPAFAARETAVAALATVYSVASGDADTAALGHTLAQNFSLASALSLMVWFAFAPQCMSTLAVIRRETRSWRAVVVSFGYMFVVAYAASFVTYQIARHFV is encoded by the coding sequence ATGAGCCAGATTCCTTTGACGCCGCTGCGCGTGGCGCTCGTCGGTAATCCCAACTGCGGCAAGACAGCGCTCTTCAACCTGCTGACCGGCGCACGCCAGAAGGTGGCCAATTACGCGGGCGTGACGGTCGAGCGCAAGGAAGGGCGATTTGCGACGCCCTCGGGACGCAAGGTGCAACTGCTCGATCTGCCGGGCGCTTACAGCCTCGACTCGACGAGCCCCGACGAGCGCGTGACGCGCGACGTGCTGCTCGGCCGCTATCCGGGCGAGGCCGCGCCGGATCTGATCGTCTGCGTGGCCGACGCGACGAATTTGCGCCTGCATCTGCGCTTCGTGCTCGAAGTGCAGCGCATGGGGCGCCCGATGGTGCTTGCGCTGAACATGATGGACGCTGCACAGCGCCGTGGCATCGAGGTGAACGTGGCCGAGCTTGCGCGCCAGCTCGGCATGCCCGTGGTCGAAACCGTGGCCGTGCGGCGTGGCGGCGCGCAAGCGCTCGTCGAACTGATCGAACGCACGACAACGGAAGCAGCGCAAACCCGAGCGAACCCTGCCGCGGCCAACGACGACCTGCACGGCACGGTGCGCGCCATCCTCGCAAGCGCGGTGACGATGCCGCGCGCGACCGACGCGCGCGACGACGCCATCGACCGCTTCGCGCTGCACCCCGTGCTCGGCCCGCTGATTCTCGCGCTCGTGATGTTCCTCGTATTCCAGGCCGTGTATTCGCTAGGCAAGCCGCTCACCGACGCCATTGCCGACGGCTTCACGTGGCTCGGCACGGCCGCCGGTGCGGCGCTGCCCGACGGCCCGCTGCGCAGCCTCGTGACGGACGCGCTGTTCGGCGGCGTGGGCACGGTGCTCGGCTTTTTGCCGGAAATCCTCGTGCTGTTCTTCTTTATCCTCGTGCTGGAGGAGTCGGGCTATCTGCCGCGCGCGGCCTTTCTGCTCGACCGCTTGATGGTGGCCGTGGGCCTCACGGGGCGCTCGTTCATTCCGCTGTTGTCGAGCTTCGCGTGCGCGATTCCCGGCGTGATGGGCACGCGCAGCATCTCCGACCCGCGCGACCGGCTCGCCACGATCCTCGTCGCGCCGCTCATGACGTGCTCGGCGCGCTTGCCCGTTTATGCGCTGCTGATCGGCGCGTTCATTCCACAGCGCCTGATCTTCGGCGTGTTCAACCTGCAGGGCCTCGTGCTCTTCGCGCTGTACGCCGCCGGCATCGTGGGTGCGATGGCGGTGGGCTGGGTCATGAAGAAGCTGCGCCGCGACCACCGCGAACACGCATTGCTCATGGAACTGCCTTCGTACCGGCTGCCGCGCGCACGCGATGTCGCCATCGGTTTGTGGGAACGCGGCGCGATCTTCCTCAAGCGCCTCACGGGCATCATCCTCGCGCTCACGGTGCTGATGTGGTTCATCTCCACGTTCCCTTCGCCGCCCGCAGGCGCGACGCTGCCCGCCATCGATTACTCCATCGCCGGCTATCTTGGCCGCGCGCTGCAATGGCCATTCGCGCCGCTCGGCTTCAACTGGCAGATGAGCCTTTCGCTGATCCCCGCGTTCGCGGCGCGCGAAACGGCGGTGGCCGCGCTCGCCACGGTGTACTCGGTGGCGAGCGGCGACGCCGATACCGCCGCACTCGGCCACACGCTCGCGCAGAACTTCTCGCTCGCCAGCGCCCTCTCGCTGATGGTGTGGTTCGCGTTCGCCCCGCAATGCATGTCCACGCTCGCCGTGATTCGCCGCGAAACGCGCTCGTGGCGCGCCGTTGTGGTTTCGTTCGGCTATATGTTCGTGGTGGCGTATGCGGCGTCGTTCGTCACATATCAGATCGCGAGGCACTTCGTATGA
- a CDS encoding FeoA family protein codes for MRLTDLSKGATALVERVEDIHAPDPIAQRLRDLGFVPGEPVRVVARAPWGADPLLVQIGSTRFALRRAEAQRVSVTASGETAK; via the coding sequence ATGCGTCTGACCGATCTGTCCAAAGGAGCGACCGCCCTCGTGGAGCGCGTCGAGGATATCCACGCCCCTGACCCGATCGCGCAGCGTTTGCGCGACCTCGGCTTCGTTCCGGGCGAGCCCGTGCGCGTGGTTGCGCGCGCCCCTTGGGGCGCGGACCCGCTGCTCGTGCAGATCGGCTCGACCCGCTTTGCATTGCGTCGCGCGGAAGCGCAGCGCGTGAGCGTGACGGCGAGCGGGGAGACCGCGAAATGA